Sequence from the Parus major isolate Abel chromosome 1, Parus_major1.1, whole genome shotgun sequence genome:
ACCAGAGCATCCCCACCTCCAGCTCACCACAGAAGCCTCCATGGCCGAATGCGGTTTCCAAACGGGAGAAAACTGTCCCCAggaatcatagaaccatagaattgtttgggttggaagggaccttaaagatcttctagttccaagccccctgccatgagtaaggacaccttccacttgaccaggttgctcaaacctccatccaacccggccttgaacactgccagggatggggcatccacagcttctctgggcagcctatGCTAGTGTCTCACCACATTTacatgaagaatttcttcctaatacctaaccAAAATTTACACTTCTTCACCTGAAAGCCATTGAAGCATTAAAGACATTGAAGGAAGGACTTGAGAACCACAGTCAATTCCCCAGAATCCATTACTTGCATGCTAACATCAACTCCCTCCCTAAAAGGCAAGCTGAGGAGCCTCAAGGCCCATGCTGATAGCATTTCTTGATAATAAGTGGAGAGCTATTCACCTTCAttgacacaaacacacagatgaagagggaaaaaatatttttttgcagtattttcttcttcctttctcagcCAAATCCTTATTTGGTCTGTTGCAGATTATTCACACAGCGGCCCTGCCTGTAGTGCCTGATCTGATTACTGCACCAACGCCTCCATGGCTTTCAAATTCATTTCACAGGTTTCCAAGAAACGAATGCTCATACCTGATAAGTGGCAGCACCTGGATTCAAAACATGTTATCAGTTCATCTGCCTCCAATATCTTGAGTAACATCTCAGCTTGGTGAAGAAGTGTTGCCCTAACCAGCTAACATATTTTCATGCAGGGAAATAAAGCTCCCCTTCTGTACTTGTTGACACATAGACTCGCACCTTTGCGTTGTTCCTACTTAAGCATACAGAGTCCAAGTCAGTGCAGTGATCCTGTTTCAAATATTTGGTGCTCAGGGTTGCCGTTGCATCCCAGCAGATTTGTGACATCCTATTTGTCACAAATAGCTTTAAATGGCTCTACAGAACAGCTGAGATTCTTTTAAACAGttctttattaaaacaaaagcaatcaTTTGCATACATGTTCGTTTTGATTATCAGAGGACACAGACAGAGTTGcatatgtaaaagaaaattaaccaCATGAACTGCTTTCTTTGTCATTTCAGAGctctgaatttcagtgttttagcTTGCTTTCTGACATGATGAAAATAAGACATAGCTACAATGCACATATTCGGAAACTATCACACAATaccaattagaaaaaaattaaaaccatatCATATATTCAACTAGTTTGACCAGACTCATGATTTCCACAAGACCTCTTACTTTGCTGTAAGACAGAATTGCCAGGGAACAAATTGGAGCCTAGGTTAACAAGGCTCTCAGGAATCTAATTACAGAATGGCAAAAATGTTGAAAAGAGGCACATCAAATAGCACGTCTGTTATTCTATGGCAATGCATTATATACACCAAGAGCCACTCATGGCCAATAAAGTCAATGGGAGGATTTGCATAAACTTAGAAGAGcctaaagaaaaggaaaactgtgttCTTTGCACTGCTCTGGCTGGAAAACAGAGTATGTAGCTAGACTGTAGTAAGACCATTCGTAGGGCCAGGTTTAGACACACAGAATTAGTAAGGGAAGCAGAGCGGGACAGAAGGGAAATTTGATGAAAACCATATTGCCACTTTTACTTCCACAAGCACTCCAATAGGGTAGCCTGTTATGGTGGCAGCCAGGGAGAGTGTTGAACTGCTTGGAGGAAGCTATAGGTGGGGCCCAGGGGCCACTGTCCCACTGGATCACTGCTGTCCAGGGCAGTGAGCCCAGTCCCTTCCACAAAgccctctcttcccttcctgtgGTAGGACTTACACAGCCCAGTGCATTTTTACCCTCCCTCCTAAAGTCTTGAGCCAGATACTACTGATTTCAACTTACAAATGGATTGCTATCTTCCGACCAAGTCTACTTCCTAATCTATTTTAATCcttgaattaatttctctgagGCCTCATTTCACTCTGATAAAGATCAGTGGAAATTCATTCTGTTTCTGAGTGCCTTGCCTGTGTTACTCTGACAAATGCAAATCAGTGGGTAATTAGCTACTCAGTCACTAGATAGTCTGAGCCCAGCtatttctgcaaacaaaaaGCACTAAATCTATGCACTGAATCTACCCCCAGAGACACGACTGTAAAACACTGACCACCAGTAAATGCCAAGCAAAACCTAAAAAGCCCCATAGTGCCAACTGCTGCCAGCAATATTAGTGCTCAGAGCCGGCAATCCCTTTAAAGAGTGTAAGTACCTGTATGACACCCCCACATACTGTACCTCAGACCAGATGAACTCTGAACTGGCAGTAGCCTTGTCTAAAAGTCCATTTGATCTCTCATATTGGCTGCTGTCAGTTTTGTCATATGCATATATCCCTGAGGTACTAAGGCTGAAAAGTGACATCATATCTTACAAGGTAACTATCACTGTAAACATACAGTTTCTGATCTGTGGGGCTATAATCAATACTCTGGATTGTATCTAACTTTTTATCCATAATGATGCTAATTCTACCTTCTTGGCCAGTGCTTGTGTCATACATGTAAAAGATCTCCTCTTTCTTAGTGTTCAGTGGCCTTGTGGCGTAAAGAACACCACATAACATGAAAGCATTGGAAACAGATGGCTTATACTGTCTCGTCTGCCAAGTATTTAGCACATCAAGTGTGGTCTCATTGAGCTTGCTAATCACAATGTTGCCCACGTTATTTTCAGTTGAATATATTACCCATAACCCACTTTCATCCACAGCAAAATCTATGTCCTGCCATGCTACGCCTGCATAAGAGAAGCGGTTACCAATAGCAGCACCTGGAAGCTCCTTCCTCAAAACCtccctgtttgtttttatatcATACTTCACCATATATCTCGAAGAATAAGCATGATAGTACAAATGATTTTTATAAAGGGCAGCACCACTTCCTTCCCCATATGTTATTCTTCTTTCATATGTGTATTTAAAGAGCAGCAAATCATCAAAGGAACTATAAATTCTGAAGTATTCTAAGTATCTCCCATTGGTGTTCAGTGGTGCAACCCAATAGACTTCCTCCTCTGGGTTAGAGGGATTGTAATCTCTACCCCAGGAACCATAGTTGTAGGAAAATCCTCGCCAGTTCAGCTTGACAACATAAGGCTGGCTAACATTCATCAGTCCACGGTGAACACAGGTACCTGtaagtaaagagaaaaaaaacaaaacatacagGTTTTTCCAAATGTCATGACTAGGAGAGAAGTTTTGCAGACCACAGTCTCTAGATCATGCTTAGCAGAGAACAGCTTTGTGACTAAGCACAGACATAAATGCACAGCTTCATGTGTAAAAGGCTCATTTTGGGCCAAGGTCAGCAACTGGATGGCACCCAGTGTCCCAAGTTGActgaaaaactcagaaaaaaaaaatagagtacatattattacatttatttgaaagagGAGGTGGGGGATTAATTCACAGAAAGTAAGTGCTCGCTGTTCTGTTCCATACAAGGGACAAATTTCTGTTTCAACCTATTTGAGGCAGGCCAGCCTGCTACATTAGGAAATCCCTtggaaaatacaatttcagaagcattttatgttattttctaCCTCAGTGGAACTGAAAGCATgggagatggaggaaaaaagaatgaggAGCATCtgatttctgtgtatttcactgtggaagggaagaaaggagcagcagcagcagtaattCCAGAGTCACATTTCAGATTAGCATTCTGCTGTCAGAATCACAGCTTTACAGCTGTGTCACAGCCACATGGTGCCTTCCACCTCAGGCCCTCAAAGAATTCTGCAGACAGTAACAATCACAGCCCAGGAAACATAGACTGATATTACTCTGACTTTCCATGTGGGGCAACTCTAAAGAAAATATGACTTCAAGCTGAACCAGAACATCTCTGTTTTATACATATCAACCGCAAAACCATTTTTAGGatcatagaaaaaaataattttaatacaagGAACAATTTCCTTTTACTCATGCTGAATTAGTGACATTCCTGTTTCCTGATAAATTCTCAATATTGTAAGTCACTGCTAGGAAAAAAACTCCACTCAAAAATGTCCCTGGGCTTCTGATGAGTGTGAAGCTGCCACTGGCAAAAACCAGCATGCACTTTTCCAAGTGTTAACATTAGCTTTTTGTATTACTGCCACAAAAGTGtcccagatttttctctgtaatgttATCTCCACCTGAGGTAATGGAGACAGAGATATCAAGTGGCTGGCACCAGCTCACAAGCCTAGTAGTACTCCAGTGTTTCCCAGTTCACCAGGGTGGTTCTAGCCCTAGATAGACTTCCTTATTAAAGATGGAGTATAATATGAATAGACACAAGTCTCACACATCAATTAGTGAATAAATTAGTGGCCACAAATGTTTGTGTTGATAATACTTCCCTCAAAACAGGAACTCTGTGGACTGACAGCTATGGTGCTGATGAAAGTCAAGATTATCTTTTGAGGTTTTAATACTTTGAGTGGGAACTTTGTCACGATTTCTTGCAACTCTATTACAAGAATGGCTCATAAGCTCAGTCATATGAAAGGATGTCTGGCATATAAATAACTTCTGTCTTCgcacaaagaagaaagaggaataaCAGAGAAAGATCTTTTGCCCTCAAAGCTGACCATCCCTAAGCACGGCCAGACAATACTTATGCAGATAAAACGGGAACTCCTGAAACCATTGACAGTAAAAGTCCAGGAGACATTTTATTCTCAAAGGCTTTGAAGTCTGTCtcacagaaagaaggaaaattagaGGCAGACCAATCTGAAGTATTCTACTTGGAAAAATACTAGGAAACAAGATAATTggtgaaaaaaatgtacagctgcaaaagcagagaaatctTTTTCTTATCTACTTTTTCTAGGAGAAAGATGCTCTACCAGTGGGACTGGAAAACCTGTGTCCTGAATGTTACTAGTGTCCAAGCACTGACATTTGTGCCAATGTGTAAAGTCAGTTTGGGCAGTGAAGCTCTTCATGTCTCCCCCTTTCTCAAAATGTACTCATTTGTATACTCAAATGTATTTCTCTGCTTCTACTACATAGCACCTCCACTCCTCACAGTTTTGTACTGTCTTATGCTAGTGACTGTGACCTGAGTGACATATGATTCACCATCAGCCTCCTCTCAATATCTGTGAGGAAGGTGGGGAGcagttttatattaaatataaatcaCTATAATGAGATAAATCCTCGTGTCCCTAGGCTACATGTTGGCAACTTCCTTGGGTCAGTATTGCCAatgggagcagctcctcatcACTGAGTCTCCATCTGATGGCAGAGAAGGTGGTACAAATTGTAAACACTCCCATCTCCTCCCCCAGACACTTTTGTGTCCTGGGTTTCTTGCAGCTGAAACATGGCATGACCCCAGTTGAACACCACTTTCCTTCGTGCCACCAAGAATCCGTTCGAATCAGCATTCCTGGCTCGGAGCAGATGAGCATTTAAGCATGCACTTAAGTGCTTTACAAAGGACGAGGCCCTGGAGCAGAAACCTCATTTCCAAATATAGCACACAAGGCAGGCACTGCTGTATGGCTGGCCAGGCTGTATCTGTGGAAATGGCACGTAGCATGTCTAGTAACATGGCCTCAGCACTTGGCAGAGCTACCAGCATTTGGAGGTGCTTACACCTCAGCTCATGCAAAGGAAGAAAGCTAAGGCAGCCAGTGCAAAATGGCTTGCAGCCTGCCAACTTCATAAATCAATTTGAACTGGTTTTTTCCTCATATCTCTATTATGTATTGCTACCTCCGGCATAAGGACTTCTTTAGGGCTGGTGACATATTGAATATATTACTGTGCTTAAATCACAATAAACTTATCTCAGAATTAAATGGTTATTAAATGCTCTAAAACTcttcatttgtttaaaaaaatgtagcacCAAAGCTTGCAGGTACTGAAGCACTGCTAAGCTCATCTATATGCGacctcaaataatttttcatatcaTTAAGCAGAACACAattccagatttattttaataatttatacattgtttcataaataaaaaacaaacgTGTGTTCAGCAGAGAGACcttttttacaaaagaaataataaattattatttcttcccttAAAGAGATCTCTCTGCTGAAcacttgtttggtttttatttatgaaagaatgaattattaaaataaagttagAAGTGTGTTCCGTTTTAATGACATCAAAAATTGTCTGAGGTTTCTATAGAGTATGtgcttgatttttatttccttgaaaattctcccataattattatttttttttacgAAAAACCTCTGTGGTAGTTGGGGGTGATCTGTCTTTCACACAGGTTCAGAAGAATTCATTGTTGTTTATTTAATCTAAACTTGCCTCCCTGTCTACAtcttgtgggaaaaaaatgcacaaaggaaacaaaatgtcatgtaattttgtaaatattagAAGGTACTTGAAATAAATCCATATGCATTATTCAAGTTTTTAACTCCTTTCTCCATTGTTTTGGGCCACAGATAAATGACATCCTGGtatttctgccttcctttgtCTCCTTCTTATGTAGcaaacagagaagggaaggacAAGCACAGGTACATACACACATACTTGGCTCCACATAAAGAACCAGTATTTCAACTCAATTATATACTAATCCTTCTGATTAATCAGAAAAAGAGCTGACACCTAATTGTCAGGACTGAAGGGAGCCTGACTTGCTTGGCTAATAGTCTGCAGAACTGAGCAGGAGGCACATACTGCTGGGTCCTGCTTTACCCACTTCACTCTGAAGCACTGGCAGAGCACATCAGCTTCTTAACTCCAACAATACAAGAAAACATTCCAGCAGCCTCCTCCCACCAAGCAGCTGCATCTGATTGCAGAGGAGAAGGGACCACTCTTGGCCTATGCAGCCAAAGGCCACGAGACAAGGTGGGACCCACACTGGAAGGAACTCCCACAAGGGACACAGACACCAGGAGCAGGCTGGTGCTACATTCTCATACATGTTCTCAAGCACCAGATGTGCACCTTCCCCTCCCATCAGATGAACCACCACATCCAGATGTGGGAGCTGTTACCAGCCTTAGTGGGGCTTGAGATACCAAAACCAGAACTCTAAAGGAAAGGCTCATCCTGGCTCTTACTGTCTCACTGGCACAGGAAGACCCACAAAGGCACTCCAATCTTCCATCAGTATCATGGGGGACAGACACAGGCTTGCAGCTGTGTAAAAGAAGACCTGTGGTGGCAACATCTAACAGGGGATGAGGTGAAAGGAGAGCTGGGTTTCATCTGACGTGCCTTAAGGCAAATAAGCACCTAAGTTCCTCCAACTCAGCTCCCCCCAGTGCTAGTGCATAAATGCATATGTATCCAGGGACAGCTCAGGAAGCCCTAGGGAGGACAACTGGCCAGTTCTTTTCAGGTGCCTCTAGGCATACCTCTATCTTTGTGTATGGATGCATTCAGTTCAAAACACAacccaaaatattaaaaaaatacagacagcTTGGGTCCACAGGAGGTAAAACATAAGCTAAGTGTGAAATCACTGTAAGACTCCAATAGGATTGCCTGAGTTTCACCATTAGGTTACTCCAGGTACTCCTCCTGCTGAGACCTACTCACCAGTagcttgaaatatttaatttctgagtgTATAAAatccaggaataaaaaaaaaaaaaaaagaaaaaaaaaaacaagaaagaaaaaacaacactactccttttttcttttctttccattttgccTTTGAATTTCATCTGACTCACTTCTCCCTGCTTTCTCAGATCATTTCAGTGAGGTGTAACAGAGAATCTGCTGCAGAGTCCTCAAAGGACCATCCTGAGGTCTTTTCTCTCTATATCTACACAATGCAGTCACCTGAGATCAgcccaaaggaaaacaaatggataaatatttcttcctgcTGGAGTAGTGAGGAGAGAGATGCTATGAACCATTGCAGATAGGAAAGCCAGTGACAATGATGGGGATGACTATCTACATATCAGACACTCAGACACACACCTCTCCAGTTAGAGGATAAGGCAGATGGAaaccagtgatttttttctgctatgttATTTGAGAACAGGCCTGCTCACTCAGAGAAATACAGCAGCAAAAGCCTTGGGGGACAGAGTCAGAGGGGCTGCATACTACAGCAGTGTGAAGCAAGAAGCTTTAATTAAACTTGCATTTAGACTCATGATCTTAGACAGCTTGGGGATTAGCCAAGCTCTCTCTAGTTCATGCTGCCTACCCAAACTATGCAGGAGAGAGgatgaaggggaaaagaaaaagcaatctGAAAACAGGACAAAGAGTTCATTTAATACaaacattataaatataatatgaaCTAAAATCGGGGCAAGGCCAAGAGGTTTGGCAGGAATTCAAGGCATTGAAGCTTGCAGAAAAAACATACGGAAATTGTATTCAAACACACAAACGGGGGCTAGAAAGCTCCAGAGACCTACCTGTGAGAGTCCATGCAGCACTTCCAAAATGACCAGCTAGGAGATGCAGCTCTCTCACATACTAACTCCATCTTcccaagaaaaaatatcttactGCTTCTAAGTGTTTTCAGACACAGTCTGTAGGACATGTAGTTGCTCTATGAAGCCCTCTGTACAAATGATAGTTTCTCCTCACCAGCCACATAAAGTCACAATAGGCTAGTCCTGTGTGGATTAGCAGGGATCTGAGCCTACATAACACCTGGGTTATCTGTAGAGTGAGCATCTTCCAATATGAAGAAAACTTGCCAGCCTACAACAGTTTCTCtgccttcttctttcttctcagtcCTTTGTGCCATCCTCAGAGACCACACTCACCCTAAAGGAGGCCATGTGATAATATACTCACACACATCCTCCAACCCCTCCCAGGATCCTAACCCTGGACAGAAAAAC
This genomic interval carries:
- the OLFM4 gene encoding olfactomedin-4 isoform X2 encodes the protein MKHTLVAVLFLVQGMSALAGTTPAAGVLFANVSGSVNDEGTCQCSVYLPDTTFPVQKAEQLEIIATTLSEKFEAELSKVKEYSKRIEVYQQKILNLTIRVQQMETGGISYTELDFQLLKVEISDLERLVTQLKPSLVGSTAIVEQIYLEITNLTILVSELESLDKNNVLAIRRQIASLQKRLKECEENATKTTPPPYFLPGTCVHRGLMNVSQPYVVKLNWRGFSYNYGSWGRDYNPSNPEEEVYWVAPLNTNGRYLEYFRIYSSFDDLLLFKYTYERRITYGEGSGAALYKNHLYYHAYSSRYMVKYDIKTNREVLRKELPGAAIGNRFSYAGVAWQDIDFAVDESGLWVIYSTENNVGNIVISKLNETTLDVLNTWQTRQYKPSVSNAFMLCGVLYATRPLNTKKEEIFYMYDTSTGQEGRISIIMDKKLDTIQSIDYSPTDQKLYVYSDSYLVRYDVTFQP
- the OLFM4 gene encoding olfactomedin-4 isoform X1: MKHTLVAVLFLVQGMSALAGTTPAAGVSAHLSTIYLTQPRNVIGKSHTSPKLFANVSGSVNDEGTCQCSVYLPDTTFPVQKAEQLEIIATTLSEKFEAELSKVKEYSKRIEVYQQKILNLTIRVQQMETGGISYTELDFQLLKVEISDLERLVTQLKPSLVGSTAIVEQIYLEITNLTILVSELESLDKNNVLAIRRQIASLQKRLKECEENATKTTPPPYFLPGTCVHRGLMNVSQPYVVKLNWRGFSYNYGSWGRDYNPSNPEEEVYWVAPLNTNGRYLEYFRIYSSFDDLLLFKYTYERRITYGEGSGAALYKNHLYYHAYSSRYMVKYDIKTNREVLRKELPGAAIGNRFSYAGVAWQDIDFAVDESGLWVIYSTENNVGNIVISKLNETTLDVLNTWQTRQYKPSVSNAFMLCGVLYATRPLNTKKEEIFYMYDTSTGQEGRISIIMDKKLDTIQSIDYSPTDQKLYVYSDSYLVRYDVTFQP